From the genome of Bacteroidota bacterium:
ACAAAAATCGGTCAGCGGAAGAATCGTGTGTTTCGAACGATCTCGCTTAAACTCTTTCTTCATTTCGTCATAGACTTTTTTCTTATTTCTATCATCCAGCATATCAATGAAGTCTATTACGATGATCCCGCCGAGATCGCGTAATCGGATTTGGCGGGAAATCTCACGCGCTGCTTCAAGGTTAGTGCGAAGTGAATTTTCTTCCTGCTCTTTGCTCGCAGCGTAGCGTCCGCTGTTCACGTCAATAACAACCATTGCTTCTGTCTGCTCTACAATAATATATCCGCCATGTTTCAGCCACACTTTACGAGCAAGAAGTGTCGCAATTTCTTTTTCAATTCCGAATGCATCAAAGATCGGTTCCCGTTTTCCGTAAAATTCTACGCGATCTGCCATTTCCGGTGAGAATACTTTCACGTACGATTTGATCTCTTTGAAAAGTTTTTTATCATCCGTAACGACCCGTTCGACCTGTTCACTGAACAGATCACGGATCACGCTGGATGTTGTGGCCATATCCTTATAGATCAATGAAGGGGGTTGTTCTTCTTTTGCACTCTTTTCAATTTCACGCCATGAAACAAGAAGCGATTCAAGATCGTTTAGAAATAATTTCTCATCTTGGTTTTCAGCATTTGTCCGGACAATGACCCCAAATCCTTGTGGAAGAATGCTCCTGACTAATCGGCGCAACCGACGGCGTTCGCGGAAACTGCTGATCTTTTTGGAAATACCAACTTTACCATCAAATGGCAGAAGAACGAGAAATCGTCCTGGCAACGAAACTTGCGATGTTACCCTGACCCCTTTTTTTGCAACCGGTTCTTTTGTCACTTGAACAATAATTTCTTGTCCTTTTTGAAGATTTACCTGTTTACGACGTTCTTCGCGAGGTTTCTTTTCCGGTCTTGGCTTTGCTACTGCGGGAGCAGATCCGTTTTCTTGATGTTCATCTCCTTCTTCATCATCGTCTTCATCATCCAACATCGCATTGTATTCATCCTGAACATCGCTGATGTCAGAAAAATGGAGAAATGCATCTTGAGGAAGCCCAATATCAATAAATGCAGCTTGAATCCCCGGCATTACCTTGGCAACTTTGCCAAAGTATATATCACCAACCATCCGTTCTTTTT
Proteins encoded in this window:
- a CDS encoding Rne/Rng family ribonuclease gives rise to the protein MKKEILINSVGNEIRIAITEESKLAELFVETPEKERMVGDIYFGKVAKVMPGIQAAFIDIGLPQDAFLHFSDISDVQDEYNAMLDDEDDDEEGDEHQENGSAPAVAKPRPEKKPREERRKQVNLQKGQEIIVQVTKEPVAKKGVRVTSQVSLPGRFLVLLPFDGKVGISKKISSFRERRRLRRLVRSILPQGFGVIVRTNAENQDEKLFLNDLESLLVSWREIEKSAKEEQPPSLIYKDMATTSSVIRDLFSEQVERVVTDDKKLFKEIKSYVKVFSPEMADRVEFYGKREPIFDAFGIEKEIATLLARKVWLKHGGYIIVEQTEAMVVIDVNSGRYAASKEQEENSLRTNLEAAREISRQIRLRDLGGIIVIDFIDMLDDRNKKKVYDEMKKEFKRDRSKHTILPLTDFCIMQITRQRQRQSVIHSFTEPCPVCGGTGMIQSKTTILSHIERWLRRYRAEGKEFRLHLRVHPSMAEYITTGFFNRKWQMRLNFFKWITIEEDKSLPIDEFRFISIKQDKDITPEFLN